The genomic segment CCGTGGATGCCCCGGTGGAACTGGTCTTCCGCCGTATAAAGGAGGACAGCCCGGCGGACATTATCCAGTACGGCTACAAGGCAGTGCTACGGCGTGGCTGATACCAGCTGGCAATACCTGCACCTGGAGCGCGAGGGCTGGATCGCCACCCTGACCCTCTCCCGCCCGCCGGTAAATGCCCTGTCGCAGGATATGGTCAGGGAGCTGGCCGAGGCAGCGAAAGTATTGGCCGCGGACGACGGCGTGAGCGTGGTGCTCATCCGCTCCGACCAGCGCCACTTCTGCGCCGGTGCCGACCTCAAGGAGCGCTCCACGATCCCGGACGACCAGGTCTCCGCGGTGGTCGGCGCTATCCGGGACTGCTTTGACGACCTTGCGCGCCTGCCCCAGCCTACTATCGCCGCCGTGCACGGCAGCGCCCTTGGCGGCGGGGTCGAGCTGGCCCTGGCCTGC from the Candidatus Neomarinimicrobiota bacterium genome contains:
- a CDS encoding enoyl-CoA hydratase/isomerase family protein, producing MADTSWQYLHLEREGWIATLTLSRPPVNALSQDMVRELAEAAKVLAADDGVSVVLIRSDQRHFCAGADLKERSTIPDDQVSAVVGAIRDCFDDLARLPQPTIAAVHGSALGGGVELALACDLRIMADDVRFGFSEVSLGIIPGAGGTQRLPRLIGLS